The Sulfuricurvum sp. IAE1 DNA segment TCGATCACCGACCTGCACCCGCGCGCCCGCCAGCCGATGCGGCGGGGGAAGGTACTGCTGAGCTTCAACGGCGAGATTTACAACCATGCGCGGCTGCGGGAAAAACTGGGGGGAGAATGGGAAACCCGCAGCGATACGGAGGTGTTGCTGCGTGCCTACGAAACGTGGGGGATCGAATGCCTGGAACATCTGGAAGGGATGTTCGCCTTCGCCCTGCTCGATGGGGATAAACTCTACCTCGCCCGCGACCGTTTCGGCAAAAAACCCCTCTTCTACCATCGGGGGGAGAGGGGCTTTTTTTTCGCTTCGGAGATCAAGGCGCTCAAACCCTTTCTCCCTTCGCTCAGGCTCAATTCCGAAGCCCTGCATTCGTACCTTTCTTTCCTGGCCCCCGTTCCTCCCCATACGTTTTACGATGGCATAGAGAAGCTCGAAGCGGGGGAGTGGCTGTGCTATGAACACGGGAAACTGACCCGCCGGCGCTATTACAGCCTCCTTGATGCCCCCTCTTCGGCCCTGACGTCGTTCGAGGAAGCGATCGAAGCGCTTGACGAACACCTTCACCGTTCGGTGGCGATGCGCCTCCCCGGCGAAGTTCCCGCCGCCGCGCTCCTTTCGGGCGGGCTAGACAGCGCGATGATCTGCGCCGTGGCGGCGTCGCAGGGGACGAAACTCCCCGTCTTCACGCTCGGCTACGACGAATACGGCGGCTACGACGAGCGTTCCAATGCCGCCCAAACCGCCCGCCACCTTGGGCTTGAACACACCGAAGTAGTGATGTCACGGAGCGATTTCGATGCGCATCTCGATGGGATGCTCGACCATATGGACGAGCCTCTAAACGATCCTGCGGCGCTGCCGCTGTACCTTCTGATGCGGCGCATCGCCTCGGAAGGGTACAAAGTGGTGTTCAGCGGCGAAGGGAGCGACGAGCTTTTTTTGGGATACCGGCAGTATTTCGAATACCTCGATATCGAAAATGCCGCTTCGCTCCATCACAAAAACTGGCTCAAAAAATATTTCCACGCCCATTTTTCGATGAACCGCGAATGGGAATGGTACAAACGGGTATTCGACGATACCCTGCTGTTCCGTACTTCGGGGGAAAAGTTCACCGACTTGCAGCAGAACATGCTGCTGCGGCGTAACGTCCGCGACAACGAATCGCTGCGCTTTTTATCCCCTTACCGGGAGCTTTTTGAACGCAGTTTCCATACCCATCCGGCCCAATGGTACGGCTACATCGATCTGAAACTGTTCGTCGCGGAACATTTCCTCTCCAAGCTCGATCGGGTGTCGATGGCCCATACAATCGAGGCGCGGACCCCGTTTCTCGATCATGCTTTGGCGGAAACGGCCTTTTCGGTCGATCCGTCGGTCAGGATCGGGGAGGGGAAAACGAAGCGGCTGCTCAAAGAGGCGGCACGCCGCTACCTTCCCGATGAAATCATATACCGGAAGAAAAAAGGGTTTTCCAACCCTTACATGGAGTGGCTGATCGCCTCGGGGAGGATCGGCCTCATCGTCGAAGTGAACGACCAGACGGGGCTTTTCCGCCCCGAAGTGGTGGAAAAATACATCGATATGGCGCGCCGGGGACGCTTCAAGCAGCACGTCTGGGGACTTTATGTCCTTTCGCACTGGCTGAAACGGGAGATGTTATAACGTTTTCTTTTGCTCCATCAGTAAAGCGAGTTCGAGGGTTCCGCTGATGTAATTGGCGAAAAAAGTCATGATCCCCTCGTCGGTTTCGGCGAAATCGCCGCTGTATTTGTTCAAGAGCTGGATGACGCCGATCACTTCCTGCATCGAACTGAAAATCGGGACGGCGAGGATATTGCGGGTCACGAAACCGCTTTTTTCATCGATTTTGACCAGGAAATTGGGATGTTCGTACGGATCGTTCACCCGCTGGGCCGCCTTGGCCCTCACCGTCTCCCCCACGATGCCCGCATCGATGCCGATGGCGATCCGCCCGATGCCGTCGGAGAGCTTCGTCCAGAGCATTTTCGCGTCGTAATCGACGATGAAGATTGAACAGCGTTCCGCCCCCACGATCGCCTTGGCCTCTTCGGCGATGGTGGGGAGGGTATTCTCGATCTGCTCGAGCGAAGAGAGTTTTTTGCCGAAATCGGCGATCCGTTTGTACATTTCCAGGCTCATTCGATCCCCTTTGCCAGCAGTGTCGCTTCGTCGTCGAACAAAATGGCCAGTTCGAGGTAACCGCTGATGTAATGGGCGAAAAAGATCATGAAACGGGCATCTTCGCGGTCGAATCCCCCCTCTTTGTTCAGGAGCTGGAACACCCCGATGATTTGGCGGTTCGAATCGAAAATCGGGATTGAAGCGATGTTTTTCGTCACGAAACCCGTTTTTTTGTCGATCAGGGGGAGAAACCGGGGATCCTCGTAAGGATCGTTGACGAGCAGAGGCTTGCCCTCTTTGACCGTATGGCCGACGATCCCGTCGTCTTTGTGAACCATGATCTTCCCCGTTCCGTCGGAGAGGGTGGTCCAGAGCATCTGGATTTTGGGATTGTAGACGAAAATCGAGCACCGTTCGGCACCGATGGCCTGCTTGGCGTATTCGGAGATCATCGGAAGCCCCTCTTGCAGGGAAGGGCGGTTGAGCAGCGCACGGCCGAATTCGGCAAGCGCGCTGTACGACGGTGCTGGGGTCATGCATGCTCCTTGGGTAAACGTTGGTAATCGTATCAGGACGAAGCTAAAAAAAAACTCAATGGGTAAGACAGAAAAACGGGAGAGACGAAAAATCAGGTTGGGAAAAGACGAATGTCGCCGAAGGAGCTTCGGCCCCTTCGGCGTCGAAAGAATATCTTAGAGGTTGTGCGCTTTTTTGTACTCGACGATCATCGCGTACGCTTCGTCTTTGAGAAGCAGTTTCTCTTTTTTGAGTTTTTCGATTTCGAGATCACTCATCGGAACTTCGCCGTTTTCGGCTTTGGCGATCTGGTCGTCAAGTTCGTTGTGGCGGTCGAAAATTTTCAAAAAGTGGGCATTCGCCGCATCGTTTTGTTTCATATGGGTGATGATGTCGCGGTATTCGTGTAGCATCGGGATTCCTTATCGGATGGATTTTCGAAATTTTACCACTTCTTATTTTAAAATACGCGGAAGGGTGATCCCCTCTTGCCCCTGATACTTTCCGCTTTTGTCTTTATAGCTCGTTTCGCACATTTCGTCACCCTGCAAAAACAGTACCTGGGCGATCCCCTCGTTGGCATAGATTTTGGCGGGAAGCGGGGTCGTGTTGGAGATCTCGATCGTGATGTGCCCTTCGAATTCGGGTTCGAAAGGGGTTACGTTGACGATGATGCCGCAGCGGGCGTAGGTCGATTTCCCCAGACAGATCGCCAGGACGTCGCGGGGGATTTTGAAATACTCCACCGTGCGGGCGAGGGCAAACGAGTTGGGGGGGACGATACAGACGTCGCCGGTGAAATCGACGACGTTCGCATCGTCGAAATGTTTGGGGTCGACGACCGTCGAGTTGAGGTTGGTAAAGATCTTGAACTCGTTGCTCACCCGGATGTCGTAACCGTACGAACTAAGCCCGTAACTGACGACGCCGACGCCGACCTGATCTTCGCAAAAAGGGGTGATCATCTCCTCTTTGAGCGCTTTTTCCCGAATCCATCCGTCGCTTTTAAGACCCATGCTATATCCGTTGTTAAAATAATTTGTGGTAGTATAGCACATCTCTTACCCTACTTTTAGGAGCTTTTTTCGATGGATATGAAACAAATCAAAAGCCTTTTGCAAGAGTTTGACGCCAGTACTCTTTCAAAATTGAAAATCACTCAGGACTCTTTTTCAATCGAACTGGAAAAAAACACGGGTGTCGTTGCGGCACCGGTTATGGCGGCCGCTCCCGCGGCGGTTGCGGCGGCTCCGGTTGCGGCGGTTGCCCCTTCGGCACCGGCTGAAGCGGCGGCTCCGGCGGCGGCCCATACGGGCGACATGATCGTTTCTCCGATGGTAGGGACATACTACGCGGCCCCTTCGCCCGATTCGGCTCCGTTTGTCAAAGTCGGCGACCGCATCAAAAAAGGGCAGGTCATCGCAATCCTCGAAGCGATGAAAATCATGAACGAGCTCGAAGCCGAATTCGATTGCAAAATCGTCAGCGTCCTCGTTTCCGACGGTCAGGCGGTTGAATACGATATGCCACTTTTCGCGGTCGAGAAACTCTAATCATGGCGGAAATCAAACGTATTCTTGTGGCCAACCGGGGTGAAATCGCCCTGCGTGCCATCCGTACCATCAAAGAGATGGGTAAAGAAGCGGTCGCCGTCTATTCGACGGCCGATAAAGACGCCTCTTACCTGAAGCTTGCCGACGCGGCGATCTGCATCGGGGGGGCGCCCAGCTCCCAGAGCTACCTGAACATCCCCTCCATCATCGCCGCCGCCGAAATCAGCGGATGCGACGCCGTTTTCCCCGGATACGGGTTTTTGAGCGAAAACCAGCACTTCGTCGAAATCTGTACCCATCACGGGATCAAATTTATCGGACCGACCCCCGAAGTCATGGTGATGATGTCGGACAAGTCGAAAGCCAAAGAGGTGATGATCGCCGCGGGCGTTCCGGTCGTTCCGGGGTCTGACGGTGCGATCAAAGATATCGCCGAAGCGAAAGTGCGCGCCAAAGAGGTCGGTTACCCGGTCATCCTTAAAGCGGCCGCCGGCGGCGGCGGACGCGGAATGCGCGTCGTCGAAGACGAAAGTTATATCGAAAACGCGTTCCTCGCGGCCGAAGCCGAAGCGATCAGCGCGTTCGGCGACGGTACGATCTATATGGAGAAATTCATCAAAAACCCGCGCCACATCGAAGTGCAGGTGATCGCCGACAGCCACGGCAACGTGCTCCACATCGGCGAACGCGACTGCTCGATGCAGCGCCGCCACCAGAAGCTGATCGAGGAATCCCCCGCGGTCGCGCTGACTCCCGAAGTTCGCGCCGAGCTTCACGCTTCAGCGGTACGTGCGACCAAATACATCAAGTACGAAGGGGCGGGTACCTTCGAGTATCTGCTTGATGCCGATAAAAATTTCTACTTTATGGAAATGAACACCCGTCTACAGGTCGAGCACTGCGTCTCCGAAATGGTCAGCGGCCTGGATCTGATCGAGATGATGATCCGTGTTGCCGAAGGCGAAGCGCTCCCTAGCCAGGAGAGCGTCGTACTGAGCGGCCACTCTATCGAGTGCCGGATTACCGCCGAAGATCCGGTTAAATTCCTCCCATGCCCGGGCAAGATCACCCAGTGGATTGCCCCGGGAGGACGCAACGTGCGGATCGACACCCACGCGCATGCGGGATACATTGTTCCGCCGACGTATGATTCGATGATCGGAAAACTGATCGTTCACGGCAAAGACCGCAACGATGCGATCGAGCGGATGCACCGCGCGCTGAGCGAGTTTATCATTACCGGGATCAAAACGACAATCCCTTTCCATCTCAAAATGATGAAAAACCCCGATTTCGTATCGAACAACTTCGATACCAAATACCTCGAGCGCTACAACGGCTAACGCCGGCGCCCGCTTTTCCTCACCCCTTTTTACTCTTTTTTACGTAAATTTTACAATTTTGCAGTAACCTGATAGGATAGATTATGATTCTTGAATAAAGGGTGTCAATGAAGAACTGGAGTATCTCCCAAAAGGTCCATATTCCGCTTGTGGCGTCGATTGCGATCGGGTTTGTGATCGTACTGCTCAATTACTGGGTATCGGTCGATCAGATCCGCGAAAACGTCTACGCGGCGCAGAGCAAAGAGATGACGACGGTGTACGAAGAGGCGATCGAAGCGAAAAAAAACGTCGGAATCACTAATGCGATCAGCATTTCCAAAAACAGCGCGATTATCGGCGGCCTGGCCACGGGGAACCGTGAACAGACCCTCGCGAGCCTGAAGTCGTTGTCCAAAGAGTTCAAGGAAAATACCAAGTTCGGCAATATTAAAATACACGTCCACGACCGTGACGTGCGGAGTTTCCTGCGGGCATAGAAGCCTGAAAAATACGGCGACGACCTTTCGGGATTCCGTAAAACGATCCTAGCCGTCAAGGAGACGCGCAAGCCTCTGGTCGCAATCGAGATCGGGGTTGCGGGACTCGAGCTTCGCGGGATCGCTCCGATCACGTCCAATGGCGAGTACATCGGCTCGGTGGAGTTCATGCAGGGGCTTAATTCGGTGGTCAAGGACCTGCGCCAGAACTTCGGAACCGAAGTGATCGTCGCGATCGACAACCGACATCTCGATACCGCCAACGAGCTTGAAAAAGCGCCTAAGGTGGGCAGTGCCCATACCCTCGCGGTGAAAGAAGACGTTGTCGACAAATCGTTTCTCGCCGAGCTTGGATCGGCTACGTTCGACCCTGCCTCAGGTCCTTTCGTGACCGAGGGATACTACGTCACCCCCATCGCGATCAGCGATTTCTCGGGCGAGCGTATCGGGTATGCGTTTTCGGGCAAAAAGCTTGAAACGGTCGAAGCGCTCGTGAACGAATCGGAAAATTCGCTTCTTCGCCAGGTCGTGATTATGGCCCTTGTCGACGTCGTCATCCTCTTTTTGCTCATCGCGATCATCCGTCGCGCCGTTACGGGACCGATCGAGCATCTCGATGAGATCGCGCAGGAACTTGCCAGCGGCGATGCGGACCTGAGCAAACGGCTGCGCGTCACCTCGCGCGACGAGATCGGCAAGGCGGCGGAGAGTTTCAACGTCTTTATCGAAAAAGTCGAGGCGATCGCGCGCGAAGCTCAACAGCAGGCGGCCGAAGCCTCCGAGGCCAAAGCCCGTACCGAAGAGCAGGTGCGCAAGATTCAGATGTCGCTCGCACTCGCGCACGGCATGATCGGCGGAACGATCGACAATGCCGGAAGTCTGCGCAACAGCCTCGAGAGCAGCATTGAAGATCTCAACGACGTCAATGCCCTCAATGCCGAAACCGGGGTGGTCGTCGATCAGGTGAGTGCGCAGACCGATGCGATTATGGCGAGTATGACCGACATTACCGAAATGATCAACGACTCGCGGGAGAATTCCGAACAGCTCAACCACAATGTCAGCGAAATCTCCAACGTCATCACCCTGATCAAGGATATCTCCGACCAGACGAACCTTCTGGCGCTTAATGCCGCGATCGAAGCGGCGCGTGCCGGCGAGCACGGCCGCGGATTCGCCGTCGTCGCCGACGAGGTGCGCAAACTGGCCGAGCGGACCCAGAAAGCGACCAGCGAGGTGGAAGCGAACATCAGCGTCCTCAAGCAAAATTCGGTCGGGATGCTCGAAAACAGCGAACGGGTCGAGGAATATGCCGTCGATTCCGCCCGCAGACTCGACGAGTTCAAACAGGTGATGACCCGCCTGATCGAAAACGTCGAAAAAATCAAGCAGGACAACCAGACGATCAGTCACGAGATTTTCACCAATATGGCCAAAATCGATCATATGATCTTCAAGGCGCATGCTTACGAAGCGGGATTCGAAGGGAAATCTTCACACGCTTTCGGGGACCACCACGGATGCGCGCTCGGGCAGTGGTACGAACAGGGGGACGGGAAAACGGTCTTCGGCGGTACCGATGCGTACGGACGCATGAGCGGTCCGCACAAAAAAGTTCACGACGAAATCCGAAAAGCGATGGAACTGCTGGAAAAAGAGAGCGAGGGGCGGGATGAAAAGATCATCGCCTGCTTCGAGGAAGCCGAAAAAGCAAGCCGCGAACTCTTCGCGATACTCAACGACATGGTGAAGGGGTAAACCCCCTTCGCGTCATTCGGGAAGGCGGAGCACCTTGATGTCGGCGCTGAGGCGCAGCCGGGTGAAATAGTCGTTGAGGACCTGGTTCCGTTTTTCGGCCAGGATCGCGTTGGCGATTTCGGGGCGGACCGAATCGAGGTTTTCGGTCACGACGTTGATTTTGTCTTTCATGTAAAACGCCATAAAGCCGTTTTTCCCGTTGGGGAGGATCGGCCCGAAATGCCCTTCGGGGATTTTGTTGAGGATCTGGGCCAGCTGGGGGTGTATTGCCCCAAAAGCGATCGTTTCGTCTTTGCTGCGGACGTTGGGCACTTCGCGCATCGGATCGGCAATTTTGGCCTGCAGCGACTGCTGCGAATCGGCGACGTAGGTCGTCACTTCGAAACTTTCGGGGCGGGAAAACTCATCCAGGTGCAGCTGGTAGTATTCGGCCTCTTCCTCACTCGTGGGTTGACCCATTTTCGAAAAAGCGATGCTCTGATAGAGTTTTTGTCCTTTGAGCGTCTCTTCCACTTTCGTTTTGAGCTCTTTCTCACCGATTCCGCGCACCGTCTGCATCGCGTTTAGAAACTGCTCCACCGAAAGATTGTTCTGAGCCGCCATGCGGGCGATCTCTTCGCTGACTTCGGTCGGGGTGACCGTGATTTTTTTCTCCTGCGCTTCGAGCTGTTCAAGTTTTTTGCGGATCAGGGTGTCGGCACTTTGTTTGGCATTTGTGCCGCTTTGTTTCATCTCCTGTTCGATCTCATAGAGGGTGATCGGGCTGTTTTTGACCAAAACGCTCACGCCCCCGACGGGAGCGCTCCATAAAAAGGTGGCCAACACTGCCGAAAGGGTAAGGGAACGCATCGAATCTCCTGGGTCAAAGTTGTTCTATTTTACCCGCTTTTAACATAGCCTTAACTAAAATCTCGCCATTGTTTCAAAAAGGATTGTCGATGGTTGTGACCAGATTTGCCCCCAGCCCCACCGGATATTTGCATATCGGCGGTTTGCGCACCGCGTTGCTCAGCTACCTGTGGGCGCGACGCAACAACGGAAAGTTTCTGCTGCGGATCGAAGACACCGATTTCAGCCGTAACGACGAAGCGGCGGCGCGTGCCATCGTCGAAGCATTCAAATGGGTCGGATTGGAGCATGACGGGGAGATCGAATACCAGTCTTCGCGCCTCGCGATCTATCAGGAGTATGCCCAGAAGCTTCTGGACGAGGGGAAAGCCTATCGCTGCTACATGTCCAAAGAAGAGCTCGAAGCGCTTCGCGAAGAGCAGACCGCACGCAAAGAACGGCCAAAATACGACAACCGTTACCGCGATTTTACCGGCACCCCTCCCGAAGGGCGCGAAGCGGTCATCCGGATCAAAGCCCCGCTGAGCGGAACCCTCACCGTGCGTGACGGGGTCAAAGGGGATGTCGTCTTCAACGTCGAAGACATCCTGGACGATTTCATCATAGCCCGTGCCGACGGAACGCCGACGTACAATTTCGTCGTCGCCGTCGACGACGCGTTGATGGGGGTCACCGACGTCATCCGCGGGGACGACCATCTCTCCAATACCCCCAAACAGATGGTGGTTTACGAGGCACTTGGGTTTGCCGTTCCGAAGTTCTACCACGTTCCGATGATCCACAACAGCGAAGGGAAAAAACTCTCCAAACGCGACGGTGCGACCGACGTCATGGCGTATAAAGATCTGGGCTACCTTCCCGAAGCGCTGCTTAATTTCCTCGTCCGGCTGGGATGGAGCCACGGGGACCAGGAGATCTTCTCTCTCCCGGAGATGCTGGAACTCTTCGATCCCAGCGACATCAACCGTTCGGCATCGGTCTATAACGTCGAAAAACTCGACTGGCTCAATGCCCACTACATCAAAAACACCCCCAACGACAAGCTGTGCGAGCTGCTTGAATTCCACGGGGTGATGCTGGTCAGCCACGACAAGCGCGAAATTCTCCTCGATGCGGTCAAAGAGCGTTCCAAAACCCTCGTCGAGATGGCGGCTCTCATCAACGAGATCATCAACCGTCCGGCCGACTTCGACGAAGCGGCGATGAAAAAAGCCTATAAGGAGGAGAGCCCCGAAATCCTCCGTACGTTCGCCGCCGCCCTTAAAGCCTCCGAGGCGCTCCATCTCCCCAGCGACTACCACCACGTGATGGATCAGGTGGTCGCGCAGATGGGGATCGGATTCGGCAAAATCGGTCAGCCGCTTCGCCTGGCGCTGATGGGACGCCTGGCGGGCCCGGGTCTGGACAGCGTGATGGCGATCATCGGGCTGGACGAGACCCTCGCGCGCATCGACGCGCTTCTTCAGCGGTAACGAATCTCCCGCAGGCTGGGGGAGAGGTTTCTCTCCTTCGCTTCCTTCACAAACCTTTTCAAGCCTTTTTTCTCTTTTTCGCCGACGCGGTAGCTGATGTAGGTCAGATAATGGGTGATCTGTTTGGGCGTCAGCCCGCTTTTGCGGGCGGCTTCGTTCAAAATGTAGTACGGAATGCGGATTTTGGTTTTGACGAATGCGCGACTGAGGCGCTTGAGCTCGTCGGGGTGCTCATGGGTGCATAAAAGGGCAAAGACAAAAGGGAGCCCCGTTTTCTCGTGCCAGAGCCCGCCCAGATCGGAGTGTTCGCCGCCGCCGTAGTAATAGCGCAGCGCCTTGTCCCCGATCAGCACTTCCCCGTCGGTTCCGAGTATCTGGGAAAGACGGTTGGAGGTCGCCGAATCGGCATCTTTTTTGAGGGTGTTCGAGGGGAGGGAGAGGACGCTCAACACCTCTTTTTGCGCCACGATCCCGACGCCGAAATGGCGACAGTTTTTGGCGGTGATGCTCGAGATGAACGCCGCGTCGATCCGCCGCATGGCAAAATCGCGGTTAAGGGCCGAGGGGACCCCCCGGTGGTAGTGGAGAATCTGATGGAACCGGAGCGTCCGTGCGTAGCGTTTGATAAAAACGTGGAAGGGCAAAAGGTTCAAAAAATCGATTTTTCCGAAGATCACGGGGGTCCCTCTTGTGGAATCAAAAAAATATTATACTAATCCAAGGCTAACAAAGCTCTGTTAGCTCTCTTTCGATATAATTGGCCCCAAACGATACCGCCCAAAAGGGAAATCATCATGGTCACCATCGAATTTCTAGGACCCATCGCAAAGGCTCCGCTGAGTCTTGAGGCCGCATCGCTGCGCGACGTCGCCGATGCGCTGAAAAACGACGCGGATGTTTCGGACTGGCTCGAATCATGTGCCGTTGCGGTCAACGACGCCCTCGTCGCAACGCTGGATACGCCGCTTCAGCCGGGAGACAAAGTGTCGCTTCTCCCGCCGGTTTGCGGAGGCTGATGTGCTCGAACTCTACGACGGTCCTCTCAACGTTCCCGAAATCCTGACCCGCTGGTATGCGGAGGAATCGGCAAACAATTACGGCGCCTACATCCCTTTTGTCGGAACGGTGCGCGAAGAAGACGGTATCGAAGGACTCAGTTTCGACGTCTACGAACCGATACTCGCATCGTGGTTCGATGCGTGGAGAGCCAAAGCCGCTCCGATGGGGGCAACCCTCAAAATGGCCCACAGCCGGGGGGACGTGATGGTACACGAATCGTCCTACATCGCCGCCGTGTTTTCCCCTAAACGCCGCGTCGCGCTGGAGACGATCGAAGCGTTCGTCGAAGACTTCAAGGCTTCCGCGCCGATCTGGAAATACGATCTTAAAAACGGCGAACGCCTCTACGCCCGTGACCGATCGACCCCGATTCAGGGTTCGGGCCTTCTGGGGGGAAAATCGTGAGTATGATCTCGTACGAGACGTCGCAGAACATGCTCTCGCTGCTGGGAGTGGGGAGCGTTCGGAGCGAGCGGGTTTTTCTCAGTCATGCGCTGGGCCGCATTCTGGCCGAGGACATTGTAGCGTCTGAGGATTATCCCGCCCATCCGACCTCGGCGATGGACGGTTATGCGATCCGGCATGCCGATCTGGCCGAATTCGACACCCTTGTAATCGAAGGGGACAATCCGGCCGGTAGCGAAAAAATCGGCAGCGTGATCGCCGGGATGTGCATCAAGACGTTTACCGGTTCGTTGATGCCCGAAGGTTCCGATACCCTGATCCCGATCGAAAACGTACGGGTGAGCGAAGGGGAAATCGTGATCGAAAAACCGGTTCCGATCGGGTTTGCCGTTCGTCCGGTAGGGGAAAGTTACCGCTGCGGTGAAACCCTTATCGAACGGGGGACCCGTCTGGGATTTGCCCAGATCGGTGTCCTGGCGGGAATCAACCGTGTGATGGTGAGCGTCGCGCAGCGCCCGAAAGTGGCCGTATTGGCCACCGGAAGCGAAATCCTCGATATCGGGGAAGAGTCGCGTCATGCCGGGCAGATCCGCAGCTCCAACAGTTATACCCTTCAGGCCCTCATCGAGCAGTCCGGGGGAGAATGCGTTCAGCTGGGAATCGTAGGGGATGACAAAAAAGCGATTGAGCAGCGGTTCGAAGAGGCGCTTCGCTCTGCCGATATCGTCGTGACGACGGGGGGAGTGAGCGTCGGGGATTACGATTTCGTCAAGCATATCATCCCTCGGCTGGGAGCCGATGTGATCTTCAAGGGGGTCAACATCAAGCCCGGACAACACGTGCTGGTCGCGCAGCGCGGCGAGAAATTCATCGTCGCACTCCCCGGCTTCGCCTACTCCTCGACGGTGACGTTCATCCTGTACGCCGCTCCGCTGATTGCGCGGATGAGCGGGGTCGAAAACCCGTTCGAGCCGATCGAGGCGACCCTGAAGACCCCGTTTGCGAAGCGTTCGAACAAAAGCGAATTTGCCGCATGCAACCTGACTTTTTCCGATGGGCGCTACTGGGTCGATTTCGAAGGGAAAAAGAGCGGAAGTTCGGCGATTCTGACCAATCTGCTTGGGAATGCGGGACTGATGATCTGCGGTGAAGAGGACAGCGAACTCGAAGCCGGAACGCAGGTCCGCGTTATTAAACTCTAAAGCGCTCACCCGGGTCAATCCGGGCATCAACGCGTTGAGAAAAGGGCGATGCCCTCCTCCTTTATTTGACGATCTTCATTTTAATCTCTTCTTCATTCACCTTGTCTTTGCGATATTTTACCGCTACGACCTTTTCGGTTTCGTTGATGTACCATTCGGCGATATGCTCATGCTCCAGCGCGTTCAGTTTCTCCATGTCGACCTGATCGGCCGGGAGAAAAAGGTGCGAATAGCGGTGCGGATTGGCCATTTTAAAGGTCCACAGCAGCCACAGCGTCGTGACGACGATGAGTGCCGCCGCAAACGTTTCGCGCCCGCCGTACTGCAGCGCGAGCCCCGCGACCGCCCCCCCGATGAACGTCATCAGGTAGGCAAACCCGTTGGCGATCCCCAGTGCGGCCCCTTTTTGGTGGACGCGGGCAAATTTGCTGATCATCGACTGCACCAGCGGTTCCATCATGTTGAAGGCGATGAAAAACGCCACGACGCCCAGAACGAATTCCCACCCTTTGGTCGCGAATCCCATAAGGGTGAACGAAACGATGAACAAGACGATCGAGACCAGAAAGATTTCACGGGGTTTGTTGTGCTTTTCGCCGAAAACCGCCGCAGGTCCCATAGCCACGAGACCCGCCAAGAGTGCCGGGAGATAGACTTTCCACAATTCGGCCTTGTCCCATTCGAATCCGTAGCCCTTCTGGGTCAGGAGAATCGGGATCAGAACGAACGCGACGGTCATCAGCCCTTTTTGCATCCCGTTGATAATGATCATATTGAGGAGATTCTTGTCGCCGAGGATGTCGCGCGTCGTCGTTTTGGAGTGATAGATATGGCGTATGCGCGGCGGTGTGGGAACCTTGGTGAAGAGGATCACCATCGAAACGATCGCGAGGGCCGCCGTGATCCAGAAA contains these protein-coding regions:
- a CDS encoding methyl-accepting chemotaxis protein; amino-acid sequence: MIGGTIDNAGSLRNSLESSIEDLNDVNALNAETGVVVDQVSAQTDAIMASMTDITEMINDSRENSEQLNHNVSEISNVITLIKDISDQTNLLALNAAIEAARAGEHGRGFAVVADEVRKLAERTQKATSEVEANISVLKQNSVGMLENSERVEEYAVDSARRLDEFKQVMTRLIENVEKIKQDNQTISHEIFTNMAKIDHMIFKAHAYEAGFEGKSSHAFGDHHGCALGQWYEQGDGKTVFGGTDAYGRMSGPHKKVHDEIRKAMELLEKESEGRDEKIIACFEEAEKASRELFAILNDMVKG
- a CDS encoding peptidylprolyl isomerase, encoding MRSLTLSAVLATFLWSAPVGGVSVLVKNSPITLYEIEQEMKQSGTNAKQSADTLIRKKLEQLEAQEKKITVTPTEVSEEIARMAAQNNLSVEQFLNAMQTVRGIGEKELKTKVEETLKGQKLYQSIAFSKMGQPTSEEEAEYYQLHLDEFSRPESFEVTTYVADSQQSLQAKIADPMREVPNVRSKDETIAFGAIHPQLAQILNKIPEGHFGPILPNGKNGFMAFYMKDKINVVTENLDSVRPEIANAILAEKRNQVLNDYFTRLRLSADIKVLRLPE
- the gltX gene encoding glutamate--tRNA ligase: MVVTRFAPSPTGYLHIGGLRTALLSYLWARRNNGKFLLRIEDTDFSRNDEAAARAIVEAFKWVGLEHDGEIEYQSSRLAIYQEYAQKLLDEGKAYRCYMSKEELEALREEQTARKERPKYDNRYRDFTGTPPEGREAVIRIKAPLSGTLTVRDGVKGDVVFNVEDILDDFIIARADGTPTYNFVVAVDDALMGVTDVIRGDDHLSNTPKQMVVYEALGFAVPKFYHVPMIHNSEGKKLSKRDGATDVMAYKDLGYLPEALLNFLVRLGWSHGDQEIFSLPEMLELFDPSDINRSASVYNVEKLDWLNAHYIKNTPNDKLCELLEFHGVMLVSHDKREILLDAVKERSKTLVEMAALINEIINRPADFDEAAMKKAYKEESPEILRTFAAALKASEALHLPSDYHHVMDQVVAQMGIGFGKIGQPLRLALMGRLAGPGLDSVMAIIGLDETLARIDALLQR
- a CDS encoding MqnA/MqnD/SBP family protein, translating into MIFGKIDFLNLLPFHVFIKRYARTLRFHQILHYHRGVPSALNRDFAMRRIDAAFISSITAKNCRHFGVGIVAQKEVLSVLSLPSNTLKKDADSATSNRLSQILGTDGEVLIGDKALRYYYGGGEHSDLGGLWHEKTGLPFVFALLCTHEHPDELKRLSRAFVKTKIRIPYYILNEAARKSGLTPKQITHYLTYISYRVGEKEKKGLKRFVKEAKERNLSPSLREIRYR
- a CDS encoding MoaD/ThiS family protein; translated protein: MVTIEFLGPIAKAPLSLEAASLRDVADALKNDADVSDWLESCAVAVNDALVATLDTPLQPGDKVSLLPPVCGG
- a CDS encoding molybdenum cofactor biosynthesis protein MoaE, yielding MLELYDGPLNVPEILTRWYAEESANNYGAYIPFVGTVREEDGIEGLSFDVYEPILASWFDAWRAKAAPMGATLKMAHSRGDVMVHESSYIAAVFSPKRRVALETIEAFVEDFKASAPIWKYDLKNGERLYARDRSTPIQGSGLLGGKS
- the glp gene encoding gephyrin-like molybdotransferase Glp — translated: MISYETSQNMLSLLGVGSVRSERVFLSHALGRILAEDIVASEDYPAHPTSAMDGYAIRHADLAEFDTLVIEGDNPAGSEKIGSVIAGMCIKTFTGSLMPEGSDTLIPIENVRVSEGEIVIEKPVPIGFAVRPVGESYRCGETLIERGTRLGFAQIGVLAGINRVMVSVAQRPKVAVLATGSEILDIGEESRHAGQIRSSNSYTLQALIEQSGGECVQLGIVGDDKKAIEQRFEEALRSADIVVTTGGVSVGDYDFVKHIIPRLGADVIFKGVNIKPGQHVLVAQRGEKFIVALPGFAYSSTVTFILYAAPLIARMSGVENPFEPIEATLKTPFAKRSNKSEFAACNLTFSDGRYWVDFEGKKSGSSAILTNLLGNAGLMICGEEDSELEAGTQVRVIKL